The following are encoded together in the Desulfoplanes formicivorans genome:
- a CDS encoding NAD(P)H-dependent flavin oxidoreductase, giving the protein MTLLPELKIGDVIAKIPIIQGGMGVGISLSGLASAVAREGGIGVIAAAMIGMCEKDIGSHYRQANIRALTREIRKAREKTSGIIGVNIMVALNNFSDMVTTAIKEKADVIFSGAGLPLDLPKYLSADTKTKLVPIVSSGRAAKIICKKWLSRFKYLPDGFVVEGPKAGGHLGYKPEEIDDPAYCLEKTLPDVIRAVAPFRTQEKQIPVIAAGGVYDGEDILKFLKLGASGVQMGTRFVATHECDADLAFKQAMVDAKEEDLEIIQSPVGMPGRAIRNTFLEDVKNGMRKPFKCPFHCIRTCDHTKSPYCIAKALVNAKKGHLKHGFAFAGSNAPRVKGIVSVHELFESLKREFAEALKRAPELVSTAS; this is encoded by the coding sequence ATGACACTACTTCCAGAACTCAAGATCGGCGATGTGATCGCCAAAATACCGATTATTCAAGGCGGCATGGGCGTAGGCATTTCCCTGTCCGGCCTGGCCTCGGCCGTTGCCAGGGAAGGCGGCATAGGGGTCATTGCTGCTGCCATGATCGGCATGTGCGAGAAGGATATCGGTTCCCATTACCGCCAGGCCAACATCCGCGCACTGACCAGAGAAATCCGCAAGGCTCGAGAAAAGACCTCGGGCATTATCGGGGTCAACATCATGGTCGCCCTGAACAATTTCAGCGACATGGTAACCACTGCGATCAAGGAAAAGGCGGACGTCATTTTTTCCGGAGCAGGACTGCCCCTGGATCTGCCCAAATACCTTTCCGCAGATACCAAAACCAAGCTGGTGCCCATTGTGTCCTCGGGACGGGCGGCCAAGATCATTTGCAAAAAATGGCTTTCCCGTTTCAAATATCTGCCCGACGGGTTCGTTGTCGAAGGTCCCAAGGCCGGTGGACATCTGGGATACAAACCCGAAGAAATCGATGACCCGGCCTACTGCCTGGAAAAGACGCTTCCGGATGTTATCCGGGCAGTGGCACCCTTTCGTACACAGGAAAAACAGATACCGGTCATTGCGGCTGGCGGCGTGTACGACGGCGAAGACATCCTCAAATTCCTCAAGCTCGGGGCTTCGGGCGTACAGATGGGAACGAGATTCGTGGCCACCCATGAATGTGATGCTGATCTGGCCTTCAAACAGGCCATGGTCGATGCAAAGGAAGAAGACCTGGAGATCATTCAGAGTCCGGTGGGCATGCCCGGACGGGCCATCAGAAATACCTTTCTGGAAGATGTGAAAAACGGCATGCGCAAACCCTTCAAATGTCCCTTCCACTGCATACGAACCTGTGATCACACCAAGAGTCCGTATTGCATCGCCAAGGCCCTGGTGAATGCCAAAAAGGGACATCTCAAGCACGGTTTTGCCTTTGCCGGCTCCAATGCCCCCCGGGTCAAGGGGATTGTTTCCGTGCATGAGCTGTTCGAAAGTTTGAAGCGCGAGTTTGCCGAGGCCCTCAAGCGTGCCCCGGAACTTGTGTCCACGGCATCCTGA
- a CDS encoding chemotaxis protein CheV: MNRSRILLESGTNELEIVEFYLDETIPGQDAPYRGYYGVNVAKVLEIIKAPSRIIELPESDHIAIKGAFNLRSKIIPLIDLHKWLRKKQHDNASPKAIVTEFNNVVNAFLVSGVNRIHRIGWDEVAPPSKYLEGFSSNTITGVVRIDNKIIFLLDLEQIIAELNPDMNIGNKPLPKLERTNRYRALVADDSPMIRNMLKMYLERARFDVETLNNGQQAWDRLMQIKQQAQAHDIRPIDLVQVVVSDIEMPTIDGLNLTKRIKSDPTLKHLPVILFSSLITDRLRHKGEAVGADDQVSKPEIQELAMRAEQLIIKYLQR, translated from the coding sequence ATGAACCGATCACGTATTCTTCTCGAATCGGGCACTAATGAACTCGAAATCGTAGAATTCTATCTTGATGAGACCATCCCGGGCCAGGATGCACCATACCGGGGATACTACGGTGTCAATGTGGCCAAGGTTCTGGAGATCATCAAGGCTCCCAGCAGGATCATCGAGCTCCCCGAAAGCGACCATATAGCCATCAAAGGAGCCTTCAATCTGCGTTCAAAGATCATCCCGCTGATTGATCTGCACAAATGGCTGCGCAAGAAGCAACACGACAACGCAAGCCCCAAGGCCATTGTCACGGAATTCAACAATGTCGTGAACGCCTTTCTCGTTTCCGGAGTCAATCGAATTCACAGGATCGGATGGGATGAGGTGGCCCCCCCCAGCAAATACCTGGAAGGATTTTCCAGCAATACCATCACAGGCGTGGTACGCATCGACAACAAGATCATTTTTCTCCTCGATCTGGAACAAATCATTGCCGAGCTTAATCCGGACATGAATATCGGCAACAAGCCCCTGCCCAAACTCGAACGGACCAACCGCTACCGAGCCCTGGTTGCCGATGATTCACCCATGATCAGAAACATGCTCAAAATGTATCTGGAACGCGCCCGCTTCGATGTCGAGACCCTCAACAACGGTCAACAGGCCTGGGACAGGCTCATGCAGATCAAGCAACAGGCACAAGCCCATGACATCCGACCCATCGACCTGGTCCAGGTTGTTGTCTCTGACATTGAAATGCCCACAATCGATGGACTGAACCTGACCAAAAGGATCAAATCCGACCCCACGCTCAAGCATCTTCCGGTGATCCTGTTCTCTTCTCTGATCACGGACCGCCTCCGGCACAAGGGCGAGGCCGTGGGTGCCGACGACCAGGTCTCCAAACCCGAAATCCAGGAATTGGCCATGCGCGCTGAACAACTCATCATCAAGTATCTTCAGCGCTGA
- a CDS encoding aldehyde ferredoxin oxidoreductase family protein, protein MARILRINTRERTYEYQDLGEYAGLGGRALTSRMILNEIPPTCNPIGPDNKLIIATGLLAGTLAANSGRISVGAKSPLTGGIKESNSGGMVALKMAKLDLLAVVLEDKPTRDAPLCTIKITKDGVSFEDASDLEGVGTYAASEKLLEAHGQKTGVMLIGPAGETCRLAASIQFTDPRKRPARAAGRGGLGAVMGSKRVKALVFDDAGGLGSEYADKAAFKEAAKRWAQILRDHPVTGQGLPAFGTSILVNILNEAGALPTKNFREGRFDKVAGITGEKMVEYMEARGGRVKEGCHPGCMIQCSQAYHDKDGNYLTSGFEYETVWAFGANSLIDDLDAIAQMDRLCDDLGLDTIDVGNAVVMAMDGGVIPWGDGQAAINLLKRVYDKNDSLGQIIGNGTAFAGEAFGVERIPVVKRQALPAYDPRSVKGVGVTYATTPMGADHTAGYAVCQNILKVGGDIDPLKSTSDNIEVSKNLQIATAAVDATGLCLFVAFAVLDTEDSLDVIAKMISAKYGIDFKASDVAPVGIGVLKDEYAFNEAAGFTKAHDQLPEFFSKETLPPHNTRWEYSIEDLQKAKA, encoded by the coding sequence ATGGCACGAATACTTAGAATCAATACGCGGGAAAGGACGTATGAGTACCAGGATCTTGGCGAGTATGCCGGACTTGGCGGAAGAGCCCTGACTTCCAGGATGATTCTCAACGAGATTCCACCGACTTGCAACCCCATTGGACCGGATAACAAGTTGATTATTGCCACTGGTCTGCTTGCAGGAACCCTGGCAGCCAATTCCGGGAGAATTTCAGTGGGCGCCAAGTCTCCCCTGACGGGTGGCATCAAGGAATCCAATTCCGGCGGCATGGTTGCCCTCAAGATGGCCAAACTTGATCTGCTGGCCGTTGTCCTCGAGGACAAACCGACCAGGGATGCGCCCCTGTGCACCATCAAGATCACCAAGGACGGCGTCAGCTTTGAAGATGCTTCGGATCTTGAAGGGGTCGGCACCTATGCGGCTTCGGAAAAACTTCTTGAAGCCCATGGCCAGAAAACCGGGGTCATGCTCATCGGTCCTGCCGGCGAAACCTGTCGTTTGGCGGCTTCCATTCAGTTTACCGATCCCAGGAAACGTCCTGCCCGGGCTGCAGGCCGTGGCGGACTGGGCGCTGTGATGGGGTCCAAGCGGGTCAAGGCCCTTGTGTTTGATGATGCCGGCGGATTGGGTTCTGAATATGCCGACAAGGCTGCCTTCAAGGAAGCGGCCAAGAGATGGGCCCAGATTCTTCGGGACCATCCGGTTACCGGCCAGGGGCTGCCTGCCTTTGGTACCTCGATCCTGGTCAATATCCTCAACGAGGCTGGCGCCCTGCCCACCAAGAATTTTCGTGAAGGCCGGTTCGACAAGGTTGCCGGGATTACGGGTGAGAAGATGGTTGAATACATGGAAGCCCGTGGTGGCAGGGTCAAGGAAGGGTGTCATCCCGGATGCATGATCCAGTGTTCCCAGGCCTATCATGACAAGGACGGGAACTATCTGACCTCCGGGTTCGAATATGAGACCGTGTGGGCGTTTGGAGCCAACAGCCTCATTGATGATCTTGATGCCATCGCCCAGATGGACCGTTTGTGCGATGATCTCGGTCTGGATACCATTGATGTTGGTAACGCCGTGGTTATGGCCATGGACGGAGGGGTTATCCCTTGGGGAGATGGTCAGGCGGCCATTAACCTGCTGAAAAGAGTCTACGATAAAAACGATTCCCTGGGCCAGATCATAGGCAATGGTACGGCCTTTGCCGGAGAGGCCTTTGGCGTGGAACGCATTCCCGTTGTCAAACGCCAGGCCCTGCCCGCCTATGATCCCCGTTCGGTCAAGGGTGTTGGCGTGACCTATGCCACGACCCCCATGGGAGCTGATCACACTGCCGGATACGCTGTCTGTCAGAATATTCTCAAGGTGGGTGGAGATATCGATCCCTTGAAGAGCACGAGCGACAATATCGAGGTTTCCAAAAATCTGCAGATTGCCACAGCCGCTGTGGACGCTACCGGTCTGTGTCTGTTTGTGGCCTTTGCGGTCCTGGATACCGAGGACTCGTTGGATGTCATTGCCAAGATGATCAGTGCCAAGTATGGGATTGACTTCAAGGCCTCGGATGTGGCTCCTGTGGGCATAGGCGTTCTCAAGGATGAATACGCCTTTAACGAGGCTGCTGGCTTCACCAAGGCCCACGACCAGCTGCCCGAATTCTTCAGCAAGGAAACCCTGCCTCCGCACAACACCCGGTGGGAATACTCCATTGAGGATCTGCAGAAGGCCAAGGCGTAG
- a CDS encoding MoaD/ThiS family protein — protein sequence MDVVEGTTIEKLIEMLNIDKNEVRLVFVNGKNQADWSFRIHPGDRIGIFPPVGGG from the coding sequence ATGGACGTTGTCGAGGGGACCACAATCGAAAAGCTTATCGAAATGTTGAACATTGACAAAAACGAGGTCCGGTTGGTGTTTGTCAACGGGAAGAATCAGGCTGACTGGTCCTTCCGGATACACCCTGGGGACCGCATTGGCATTTTTCCACCCGTGGGGGGGGGATGA